From Synoicihabitans lomoniglobus, the proteins below share one genomic window:
- a CDS encoding serine/threonine-protein kinase encodes MTRDDEIFALALDAPPSQRSALLDRIGQEDTARRERIESLLAAFDQAGDFLEDPVMDPLTPFPEEKPGDTIDRYTLIKQIGEGGCGTVHLAEQREPVRRKVALKVIKLGMDTHAVITRFEGERQALAMMDHPDIARVFDAGATETGRPYFVMEYVDGEPITKFCDRHQLSIAQRLELFARVCLALQHAHQKGIIHRDIKPSNILVARHDGVPSPKVIDFGIAKATQERLTDQTLVTHVGHFIGTPAYMSPEQADQRDIDIDTRSDVYALGVLLYELLGGGLPFNPKALAQSGVDEIRRTIREIEPSRPSQRFSKLTEDDRVSIARQRGIAPPQLSSVLQGDLDWIVMRCLEKDRDRRYGTAQELADDVRRHLRHEPVEARPPSTAYRVERFVARHRLACASALVVALTLILGTIVSVRQAVRATRAERVANVERDAANIARTDAQRRQEQAEDLLTFMLGDFRTELQKIGRLQLLDTVGEKAMTYFAELPPRDLTDTALARQAKALTQIGEVRLDEAKYDEASHAFTTAYDRAATLAARHPGDGDILFERAQAEYWIGFVARRRADFPAAREWLLRYRDSAFELVSIEGNTPRALLEVVYGLRNLAVLDRDNGDLESAREGFRAERTALDSMLATTPDDLQLRHRLVANAGDLGLTAEWNGDYPAALEHFFEMSAHVEKLLAQEPEVAVWQVKLAECSMFIGRIQVLMGQPIAASRAFDHAKQIIDRLAAQDPSNRHWQEDIQYIQLEQVTRLLAVGDGETARPILVATLAQLDALVKEEPSSSTLTAGLATAWRLESRLRGMGRSSGADEAIARAIEWGEPLIEAGRANNRTKGEFARSLILAGRIASARGQIREAHTQWIRALDVLKPQLSGSNDWRLLDPAAQALVLLGRTEEARPFTDRLQRFGYHALDPSAAATLNAASSSVRSPSTH; translated from the coding sequence ATGACTCGCGACGACGAGATATTCGCTTTGGCGCTCGATGCGCCCCCCTCCCAACGCTCCGCCCTCCTCGACCGTATCGGCCAGGAGGATACGGCCCGGCGCGAGCGCATTGAGTCGCTGCTGGCTGCCTTCGATCAAGCCGGGGACTTTCTGGAAGATCCCGTGATGGATCCGCTCACCCCGTTCCCCGAAGAAAAACCGGGGGACACCATCGACCGCTACACCCTGATCAAGCAAATCGGCGAAGGTGGATGCGGCACGGTCCACCTGGCCGAGCAGCGGGAACCCGTTCGCCGCAAGGTCGCGCTTAAAGTGATCAAACTGGGCATGGACACCCACGCCGTCATCACCCGATTCGAGGGTGAACGCCAGGCTCTCGCGATGATGGACCATCCCGATATCGCCCGCGTGTTCGATGCGGGGGCGACGGAAACCGGGCGACCGTATTTTGTGATGGAGTATGTGGACGGGGAGCCGATCACGAAGTTCTGCGACCGCCATCAACTTTCGATCGCTCAGCGTCTGGAACTCTTTGCCCGCGTCTGCCTGGCACTGCAGCACGCCCACCAAAAGGGCATCATTCACCGCGACATCAAACCGTCCAACATCCTGGTGGCCCGCCATGACGGCGTGCCCTCTCCCAAGGTCATCGACTTCGGTATCGCCAAAGCGACCCAGGAACGTCTCACCGACCAAACATTGGTCACCCATGTGGGTCACTTCATCGGGACCCCCGCCTACATGAGCCCCGAGCAGGCTGATCAACGCGACATCGACATCGATACCCGCAGCGACGTCTACGCCCTCGGCGTGCTGCTCTATGAACTGCTGGGGGGCGGGCTGCCCTTCAACCCCAAAGCACTGGCCCAATCCGGCGTGGATGAGATCCGTCGCACGATCCGCGAGATCGAGCCCTCACGCCCTTCCCAACGTTTTTCCAAACTGACCGAAGACGATCGCGTCTCGATTGCACGGCAACGTGGAATCGCTCCCCCGCAACTCTCCTCCGTGCTACAGGGAGATCTGGACTGGATCGTGATGCGCTGCCTCGAAAAGGACCGCGACCGCCGTTACGGCACCGCGCAAGAGTTGGCCGATGACGTGCGCCGTCATCTTCGCCACGAGCCGGTCGAAGCCCGCCCGCCCAGCACTGCCTACCGGGTGGAACGTTTCGTCGCCCGTCATCGCCTCGCCTGTGCCAGCGCGCTCGTCGTGGCCCTGACTCTCATTCTCGGCACCATCGTGAGTGTGCGACAGGCCGTCCGGGCCACACGTGCGGAACGCGTGGCCAACGTCGAACGCGATGCGGCCAATATCGCTCGCACCGATGCCCAACGCCGCCAGGAACAGGCCGAGGACCTGCTCACTTTCATGCTCGGTGACTTCCGCACCGAGTTGCAAAAAATCGGCCGCCTCCAGTTGTTGGATACAGTTGGGGAAAAGGCCATGACCTACTTTGCCGAACTGCCTCCCCGCGACCTCACCGACACCGCCCTCGCCCGCCAGGCCAAAGCACTCACCCAAATCGGCGAAGTCCGTCTCGATGAAGCGAAATACGACGAAGCTTCCCATGCTTTTACGACCGCCTACGACCGCGCCGCCACTTTGGCGGCCCGTCACCCGGGAGATGGCGACATATTGTTTGAGCGGGCACAGGCGGAATACTGGATCGGATTCGTGGCGCGTCGCCGGGCTGACTTCCCTGCCGCACGCGAGTGGCTGCTGCGTTACCGGGACTCCGCGTTTGAACTCGTGAGCATCGAAGGGAATACCCCGCGCGCCCTGCTCGAAGTCGTCTACGGCCTGCGTAACCTCGCGGTCTTGGATCGTGACAACGGAGATTTGGAAAGTGCTCGCGAGGGATTTCGAGCCGAACGAACCGCGCTCGATAGCATGCTTGCGACGACTCCCGACGACTTACAGCTCCGGCATCGCCTCGTGGCCAACGCCGGCGATCTGGGTTTGACCGCCGAATGGAATGGCGACTACCCCGCAGCCCTTGAGCACTTTTTCGAAATGTCCGCGCACGTGGAGAAACTCCTCGCTCAGGAACCTGAGGTCGCGGTTTGGCAGGTTAAACTCGCCGAATGCTCGATGTTCATCGGCAGAATCCAAGTCTTGATGGGACAACCAATCGCCGCGTCGCGCGCCTTCGACCATGCGAAACAAATCATCGATCGGCTCGCCGCCCAAGACCCATCGAACCGCCACTGGCAGGAAGACATTCAATACATCCAACTCGAACAAGTGACCCGGCTGCTGGCAGTCGGTGACGGAGAGACAGCCCGCCCCATTCTGGTCGCAACGCTCGCACAACTCGACGCTCTCGTGAAGGAGGAGCCATCGTCGTCCACTCTAACGGCAGGTTTGGCGACGGCCTGGCGGTTGGAGTCCCGCCTTCGCGGGATGGGCCGAAGTTCAGGCGCGGACGAAGCGATAGCGCGCGCCATCGAATGGGGTGAGCCTCTCATCGAAGCGGGCCGGGCGAACAATCGCACCAAGGGAGAATTCGCGCGGTCCTTGATCCTCGCCGGGCGAATCGCATCGGCGCGGGGCCAAATCAGGGAAGCGCACACCCAGTGGATCCGCGCCCTCGATGTCTTGAAACCGCAACTGTCCGGATCGAATGACTGGCGGCTACTCGATCCGGCCGCGCAAGCCTTGGTGCTCCTCGGGAGAACTGAGGAAGCACGCCCCTTCACCGACCGTCTGCAACGCTTCGGTTACCACGCTCTCGATCCTTCCGCCGCCGCCACGCTCAACGCCGCTTCCTCATCCGTTCGCTCACCCTCAACTCACTAA